The DNA window attttatagtacattttgaacctaattttttaataatatatgttatttgccatgtcccaatttatgtggcattaattgatagatttgttggagttgagagtttattttgttaattattgtaatttatagttttttttttcgtcaatttcaaacaatatatgttgttaattgatagaatacttttaatgtaatttttaaaaaaatatatgtgtgactctccatgtcccaatttatgtggcagatgtaaagttttgacaattaaccaaaattttaatacatttaaaaaaatatttttaagtcgttaaattttaagtaataagtaatttaaattgttgtattatttattacaatttataatacttttaaagtagttgaaatattgtaatatttattatgatttataacacttttttttNattaagttgttaattattgtattttatagtacattttgaacctaattttttaataatatatgttatttgccgtgtcccaatttatgtggcattaattgatagatttgttggagtcgagagatttattttgttaattattgtaatttataatttgtttttcgtcaatttcatcgactattttttttattaattatcgtcaatttcaaacaatatatatttatcatataatccattttatgtggtaccaatagaatttagaaagtcaattaaattttttatataagttttaaataattaagctgttaattattgtaatgtataatattacttatagtatttttaaatatatttaaatattatatgttaggttttttatcctaatttatatggcattgatagaatttaaagtgtcaaataattgttatttattcttataaaaatgaccatttgaattatatttcatataagttttatttgttttaaaaaaaaacacattcaaACAGTCAAATATTATTTGCAAAATCAATAGCTTAACACAAGTTCtaacttcaaaaaatttaaacaaagtgattttttttttttgtaatagtaTGGGTAGTTCTTATATGAGATCTAATTTATGACATTATACaattatctatttatatatattacttttttttaatgcaatttgGTTGTATGTCTCGGATAAATTAGTCAATAAACTTTTAGAAACTGAGGAATATAAAATGTCTttagaaaaacataattatacatataaatatatcttttaactTGGTTTTGTCTGACATCTATGACATTTAACTTagggtgtgcacaagtaaatACCTAAAACTTTATAAAGTTGAAGAAATAGACACACACGTCTTACGGGGAATACCACACGTAGGAGCCATATAAAATGTTGCATAGGACGTGAATTATATTGTCACGTAGGACGTCAAGTAGGACACAAGTGTCAATTTGTTCAATTCTATATAAGTTTATGTGTCTACTTATGGACATATAAAAACGAAGGACATAGCTATTAGATGAAACCAAATTAAatgtcatatttatgtattatgcctttagaaaaaatatatttaaattctaaatatgTTTTGCATAAAATTTAACCAAACACGACTTCAactataaaatttttaaataaaatacacagTATCTTTTCATGACCAAACCACACTAAGAAAGGAAATGATTAAAAGCCCTCAAATTAGAATTTTTGGTATAAAAAAATCTcattaaaaattatacattcaaaatagaaaagatttttttaaaaaaatgtaaaggCTTTTAAAGTAAATCAATAAATAGGGCCATGTAAGTTTGCAATGATTTCTTTTACTCCTCCCAATGTATTGGTACACGTGTGGCCATTAGAATTCACAACTATTGACTTAGTGGTGGATACATTGGGAATTACATAAACTTTGCTTGATTTTTCTGAAAATCTTAATACTTTATGCACAATGTACACTTAAACTAAGCttggatattttttttggttgacaAAATTGCCCTTGGTCGTCCTTGGTCGTCTTCAcctttctatataatagaagtAAGAGAGAAATTTGGAGGAcctaaaaaatttgaagatccAAGCAGTTGTTTTAGTGGTCTTATGGTCGAGACAACCCTGTGCCCATACATTCTTTTTTTCGTGACTGCATATTTAACCTTCATGATTATTTTGAGTAAaatttaggtttagcaaacataaaaatcatatttctatgctataactatagtttgtataattgcgctccataacaaactttatgtttgctatgactattaatctgtatatttcggtatacatatacataaaaaatatgtatttgagtttatttgtatatttcggtatacaaatgggtcctgcatttgtatatttcggtctatttgtatatttcgatatacaaataggatgacaaaaaacatgaaatgtttgctgcgaattataaataaaagaaactatgactataacatttaatttgaattaatagtttgttatttcatacaattttccctatgaATTATCACACATTGAGTTTACACCCTGAATGTGGCTGGAACTCGAAAATCATTGTTGGTCCCTAAGCGAAATATTAGTTTGACTGATTACTTAGTGGAAGACTATTACTTGCATATGAAAGCTTAAACTGatttcatttaaatcaataaactAAATCTCAATAGTTGTCTGAAAATATTAAgtataaatgataaagtttaTCAAAAACATCTGAGAAGAAAATTATAGTAACACTCTgactctatctatctatgaagtctTTACTGTCTAAAGATAggtgtcgggacaagatccaCAACAACCATAAAACACTACTGCTAAAGAAATAAAACGGGAGGCCTCACCAAAAGCCGATGAAAAGATGATATGATCTCAACGAAGCGCTTGTTGATAATCCTGAATACCTGaatttgcatcataaaatgatgcagcgTCGAATAACGTCTATACATGAAATGTATTGTATTTAATAAAACCGAAGGAACAAATatctaaagtgaaaataactCATTTGAAGTAAAgcataaatatgaaatgaattCATTAAAAACTTTACAAATAGGTATGCAATGGTagtaaatactaaaataaaatactttacTTTCTTggaggagtttctctaatcgactaCCATAATTATAAATCTTGTGATGATATAACatatttgtaacaccccaaaaatttataatttgcgAAAAAGTTTGTATCGGGTGATTCTTATATTGttcttaggtgttaaggtcaatTCTTTAGGCGAGAAtgaatttggatatgaattaaggtcacaagaatcccctagcacaaagttgagttgaaagttccctaattaagttttgatataagattctacttaggtcaacttcaaacgatcatatctctcaGAACATAATAAATTAGGTGGCACATGAACTATCACACTAATTGTCAATGAGTTATCATTCCAACACCAAAAGTTTGCCTCATTCCGAGTctagagtaaaaagttatgattgtTTACCAGAGACTACCATAGTAGAGTTTTCTGAGTCAGTGATCTACGAATCTCTTTTACAAGTTGTAGATAAAGCTACCACATGTACTGTTGACTCGTGGAAAAGTATTGGCAGTCAAATTTGGGGTCTAATTCCTATGGACCCATCTACAAGTCGTAGAAACCTCTGTTGACTATAGTTGGATCCGTAAAATGAACTTTTCAGCCTTAAAACTTCAATAGGAATTTCACAGATggaatctacggtccgtagatcaaacCACGAACTGTAGATGACCCCGTGGAAGATTTTCAATAGCTTTTTAAGTAGGGTTTTTTCTGTATCTTCCCACTTTTCCTAAGCCCAAACCATGatgttttaacttcaattaGAGGAATATATTCCACCAAGTACccaattttcttttactttaccCTCTCAACTCCCCAACTTAAAGAAAATCGCAAAGAAGATaaaaattaggatttcaaggcttctaatcaggtttttcttcaaacttcttcaagaactttgttcttctGGATGTGTAAGGTTATTCTCAGTGATGGATTGATTTCGTCATCACGCCATACATCTCAATTCAATCGGTAGAAACTTAATCTAGGATTATATCCTTAGTTTCGAGAATTCTTGATATGAGTTAAGTTAATTGAGTGTGAGTTCTAAATTCTTGATATGTGTTAAATTAATTGAGTGTGAGTTCTAAATTCTTGATATTAGTTAACttataattttgagttctaaattCTTGATATGAGTTAAGTTATTGATTATGAGTTCTAAAATCTTGATTATGAGTTGAACTATATTATGCATTGAAATTTTTGAGTTGTTGTTCATGTTTATATTCCTACACGAACCATAATTACCTAGTTTTGATTGAAAGTCTTTTAAACAAGCATTTTTCCATTTATTGATTTATAAAAGCTAAAAGTGAGTTCAAAAGCAAGTTAAAGtacaaatttcttttttgaaaagaGTTTAAGGGAACTAAATGATTCCAAaacatatcatttttttcattgaaaaatgaGTACTATTTTCAGAAAGATATAAAGAGTTTTCAGAAAAATTGAGTACAAAACATACCTTTTAAAGAGGCCCTATTTTTACTTGAGCtttgagttatatatatatatatatatatatatatatatcggaCAACTCACGTCCTCCATAAACCACGTAGTCAGTGTGGGTTAGAATCCCACCGACTTTCGGGCGACTCCTCACTGCACTTGAGCAGACCTTTATAGTGGATCTATGAGTTGAGTTTATTCTATACCccaacaaggtataggatagttctggcagcatgtGCGAGACAATGTATTATCAcgaggctcatagtgatggttgttagtTAGAGCAACTCCCcaataaaacaaagtaaattatattcttttatatatatatttttagtttagtatttGCTATTATTGTATCATTACAATAAGAACTTAAATGATTTTTCATCATGATTTATACTATATTTCAGTTAAGTTACCTCTAGACGTTCAGTTTTGTTATTTAACTATAtgatacattcaatgtattgatgtcattcgacctacaTATTTTTGTGATACAGATTTAGGTACTTAGGATCTTGAACATGAGTTTCGTTGAGATCACTACATCCGCTCGTTAGCTTTTGAGTAAGGCATCCTTGCTTCTAGAGGACTCTAGTTTTTATAAGTTGTTAGTAGGTGTCGTGGGCCTTGTCTTGACacttgataacgttcaaatatacctcttgaaaagaaatataaacgatcgtatgcaatatatttacccaactatgagtcgggtcgatcccacagagaatatagAAGAATATtatcaatagcaaatatttaactcgatagtcgttatatcaaaatggggggatttaaattgaaataaaataaaaacaataaaaagatagctttgaactaagtatttatttatattcagattattaaaagtaactaggaatgtgttccccataagctcataacgcggtaatcctaataatagtaatccttttctagtatgcaaagtgataagttaggtatctctaaatccttggtccggcatttagagaatttcaccccgcaccttggtccgactacgtgtgtataatttactaacccttacctttacctcatattagatatcataatcgatgtttggcttagttattacttcgcatcaatcgacactagcctattagatagtatcacactaaatctatgttgataattcttttcttgttgattacctccttggtccggcaagtagcaacaagacgagttctaacgcgtgcactcgttaaaaagacttctaaatgaaagaattatcaatgcatgcaagacactattcaagaattgcttatttactattcatactttgttaatcgctcatcgttcccacaaccctagttatgaaagttagctactcattatctcaaaaacacaatcaaaattattaaaataaatatgcttgtgttaatcataaaaagttaagaacaatagctaaactatcttttattaatcacgaatacaaataaataataagggagaagaaagaataaaccacaattctccggcctccacggcggctcttccaaagttcctaagctagaagaaaatttatattgtgtcttgtatcttcGTTCTTGACCCCCTCTcctcaaataattatttctatgcactatttatagatgtaggaaaccctaaataaaataattgagtccaaattaaattaggaatccaaaaccaaaaggaattgaATTCCTTTTTCTCCGCGTGTAGCTTCCAATTTTGTGCGTGCAACTTCTTTTGACGTTGCTGCCTGACACTTGGACCAGCAGGTAAGttctttccttatttgcaaataaattatattaatattatattaacttattttcattaagctgtctgcttgatttcctttttcaactttccatctttaattcgttttagctccaaacttcttcattttttcatcaatttaatcctataaataaaatataccatttaacacaattcataaaattcatgctaaaaaggacaaatataaataataaatgtgaggaaataatgattaaaaaaatatatttttagcctcacatcaacacTCATCTTTATACCGTAAATGCTTCATAGATGGatatttttggagagtctgtccatttcaaatgttttatttaaaacttatgtttcatactaaTATATTTAGAGAgtttgagattcagtaaactgttgttaaacgtttctttcagattgatgcttgagttagtcttccgctcaTAGTTAGTCAAGATGAGGattcacttggggaccaacaatggttctcgaatgTCGATCACGTCTAAGGTGTAGGCTCGTATCGTGACAGTCTTTCCTACATTGCCAGAACCgccctataccttgtcggggtataagACGTAACTGAACTTATGAATCCACTAAAAGCCTTATTGAGGCTAGCGCTAGTGAGAAGTCGCTCAAATTTCGGTATGATCCTATCTACGATGGCGGCATAGTTTATGGAGTTTGAGTTGTCTTAACTCTCACCCGaatcggtgctcgatactagcTCATATAATAATACTCATTGGGTTGAGTTCgatttatgaaattatattaatatgaaatgatATATGCTAAACTTGTATGAGTCAAAATTGGGTGTGTGCATCAATCCGTTCGATTTAtcaatatgatattttaatcgatttttcctttatcaatttgATCCTTAATGTTTCGATTTCCGATTTAACCAATAACAAAATGCATATAAATCTTAATGGATAATCGATTTATCCAATaaccaatattaaaaaaataaaaattaaattgataacctgataattatttttataaaattacttaaaattgcTTTATGCAATAatccaataacatttttttgatttgatttatcaGTCTGTTTGATTTTGACATATCATAATTAAAACTCTTTAGGAAGGAACGTTAGTTGAGTTTCAATTAGTTAGAGGATAGCTATTGTGAGTTGTGACTTATTTAATCCCCATAGTTAAATCTCTTTAGGGAGGAACGTTAGTTGAGTTTGGAGGATagttattgtgacttataatataGTACTAATACTAATATACTAGTAATTTAATTAGCTTCGAGCCCCCACCCCCATCCCACTCAAAAAAGTTCCTTTGCGTCAACTCCAACTAACGAAATCTTCCTAAGTTTGGCGATTCGGCAATTTCCTAACTTTATTGTTTCCTTCCTCGTTACTACTTCTCACCTCAATCGCCGATCTCAAAATTTTCTTCATTCAATACGCTGCTCTTGTATATGAAGCCGAAAGAATAATCAATTGAGGTAAATCACTCTCTTTTTCTTGTGATTTATACAGAAATTTGAGGATCTATATGGTATGGGGGTGTTTAAACTATGCCGTCTATTACTACTTGTTATAATCGGAAGTTTTTCTCATTTGATTCGATTTTCTGTTTCTGATCCGGGTTCGGATTGTCCTCAAACCCGGAGTGCATCTCTTGTGAACTTCACATACCAATTTTCCATGGCACAGCATCAATTACGAGGTGTGCTTAATGTAATCGATGATTGTTCGTTTAAGGTTAGTCAATTTGATATGCTGGAAGGGTCTGATGTGCGTTGGTGGGGTGCGGTTGGGGACCATTTGGAAAACCTCACAAAGGGTTTTGTAGTTTCCGAGCAGAAGCTGAATAAAACTTATAAAAGTGATGGATTTGTTGTGAAATTGATGAACAATGTGACGTGGGATGATATAAATGTTTTAGCTGTTTGGGATCTTCCCATGGCTTCGGATTTTGGGCACGTTGTTTTGAGGAATTTGACGAATGGGACTGAGTTTTTAGCCCCTCTGCCTAGTTTGGTTAATGGGACTGTAATTAAGGGAAATGGGATGCCTACAATGTTCAATAATTGTAAGGTATTAGCAGATAATTATAGGGTTAGGTGGAGTTTGAATGAGGAACACGATGTGATTGAGATTGGATTAGAGGCGGCTATAGGTTTTTTGAGTTACATGGCATTTGGATGGGCGAATCCGAATGCTTCGAGTAGTTTTATGATGGGTGGTGATGTTACCGTCACGGGGTTTAAGGAAGATTTATCTCCATTTGCTGATGATTATTTCATTACCAAGTATAGTgagtgtatgattagcaaggatGGGAGAGTTGAGGGTGTTTGTCCTGATACTATATATGAAGGATCTGATCCGGTTGGATTAGTGAATAATACGAGGTTGGTTTATGGGCAAAGGAAGGATGGTGTGTCCTTTATTAGGTTTAGGAAGCCATTGAAGTCCATGGATACAAAGTATGATTTGCAATTGAATCAAAATGCTACAATGAGAGTGATATGGGCTTTAGGTTTGATAAAACCTCCAGATAGTCTCCGACCTTTTTATCTTCCACAAAATCATGGTGGTAGTTATGGGCACTTGACACTGAATGTCTCGGAACATATTGATGATTGCTTGGGGCCGCTGGATGCAGAAGATAAACAAGATCAAGACCTTGTCATTGCAGATAAAAAAGGACCTCTTGTTGTTTCAACAGGTCCAGCTGTGTTTTACCCAAATCCTCCAAACCCTTCAAAAGTTCTTTACATCAACAAGAAAGAGGCACCCCTTCTCAGGGTAGAGAGGGGTGTTCAAGTAAAGTTTTCAATTCAGGCGGGGCATGATGTTGCCTTCTATATAACCTCAGATCCACTTGGTGGAAATGCTACATTGAGGAATATGTCAGAGACTATCTACTTTGGGGGCCCTGAAGCACAAGGAGTTCAAGCCACTCCCACAGAATTAGTTTGGGCTCCTGATCGTAACACGCCAGATTTAGTTTACTATCAGTCTCTATATGCTCAGAAAATGGGGTGGAAAGTTCAAGTGGTTGATGCAGGCTTACCTGATATGTATAACAGCAGCGTAGTTCTGGATGATCAGCAGGTTACTTTCTTTTGGACGTTGGCTGAAAATTCAATCTCCATTGCAGCTCGAGGGGAGAAAAAGAGTGGTTATTTGGCAATTGGTTTTGGTCGTGGTATGGTGAATAGTTATGCATACGTGGGCTGGGTTGATGACACTGGTAATGGGAAAGTAAGCACATACTGGATTGATGGAAGAGATGCTTCCAATATTCACCCAACTAATGAGAATCTGACACACGCAAGATGCAAGTCAGAGAATGGTATTATTACTATGGAATTCACCCGTCCACTACGTCCCTCTTGCGATCTGGATGATAAGCCGGAGTGTAATAATATTGTTGATCCTACGACACCACTCAAAGTCATCTGGGCCATGGGTGCTCAATGGTCAGATGACCATCTGAGTGTGAGAAATATGCACTCCGTCACAAGCAGCAGGCCTATCAGAGTGCTGCTCATGCGTGGTTCAGCAGAGGCAGAGGAGGATTTACGGCCAGTGTTAGCTGTACATGGGTTTATGATGTTTCTGGCTTGGGGAATATTGCTGCCAGGTGGTATTTTAGCTGCTAGATATTTGAAACATATCAAGGGAGATGGGTGGTTTCAGATTCATGTTTATCTACAGTATTCTGGATTATCGATTGTCTTCCTTGGCTTTCTCTTTGCTGTAGCCGAACTTCGCGGTTTGAGTTTCAGCTCCCTTCATGTTAAGTTTGGAATGCTGGCCATAGTTCTTGCTATTGCACAACCTATCAATGCATACCTACGACCTAAGAAACCTGGAGCAGCGGAGGAGGTTTCTTCAAAACGGTTTGTTTGGGAGTATATCCATGTCATTGTGGGCAGGGGTGCCATTGTTGTTGGGATTGCAGCTCTTATAACTGGAATGAAGCATTTAGGAGAGAGGTATGGTGACGAAGATGTTCATAGGCTGATGTGGGCTTTAATTCTGTGGATTCTTGTTGGCGTTTTGACAGTGATATATCTGGAGTATCGTGAGAGGAAGAAAAGGCGAGATAGAATATCCGGCAGAAGCAATTGGGTTCTGGGTAGTGGTGAGGAGGAGGACACTGACCTCCTTAGTCCAAGCCAGGCAATGGCAGAGAAAGACTCAGGTTCGTCTGACTGCATGGAAGTTCAGCTAGAACCAATGGGCAGATAAAGATTCACATGTAGGCATGTTCTGTAAATCTGTTATCACAAATTTTGGGGTTGTTTCTAGTCCAACAGTTACCTGTTTTGATACAAGGATTCTTGATGATAAAGATCTACATATTACTATATGCCAAGAGGCAGGTTCTGTTCCCACTTTTGGGTCCTGCAGAGGAGAGATACTCAGCTGCCTGTATTAGATACCAGCAACATTTTTTGAGGTAGTTCTAACTAGGAGCCATCAAATTGTTACATTTGTGTACATTAGCGATGTACCGTTGAGTTCATAGAATGGATTTGAACCATGTTCCCCCATTATTTgtctaaattgaaaaaaaggaaCATCGAGAGGAAAAGGATAAAAAGATTTACGCGGGAAGGTACAAAACAATTTTCTATTGCAGCTCAGTTTTTCTTCATGCATTATACTTGATTGGTCAGGCaattttttttagcaatttAAATGATCTTTGGCGCTTGACTAGAGCTGCCTCTCTATCCTTAATGAGACTAATGTGAACTCACTTTTAATACAAGGAGAAATGTGTATTTGCTGTGTTCTTATTGCAAATTTCATGTATAATCGATTGGGCATGTATACTTGTTGAAGGGCAAAGAAGTGGAGCAGGTGTTGATGATTTTTCCTGAATAGAAACTATTGTAGCAGGTACTCTTCATGTATGCGCAGGTAATCTACCTTTAGGGAAATTTTTGTTTCGGATAGGGTTACAGAAATACAACTGACGGGAATTTTAGTTGCTCAATTGGTTTGGTACGAACTTTCACTTTGTTGGTGAGAGTTTGATTAATTGCGATGTATATATAACTTTGATAATACTACACCTAGTGGAATTTGACCATAAAAGCAAAATCAAGAACCAGCCAACGTTGGATAAGGAGGAGATGCAACAAATTATGCTTGCTCATTTGTATTCATCTTATACTCCATTTTATATccaatcaaaattttacaatcAAATGCAAACATATTCAGTAAATAAATTTAGCAAATTCTTTTGGGAAACATGGATTAAACATGTCATTGCTATTAAAATTAGACAAGCTGCTTTTTGAAACCCAATTTGTCAActttaaaatctgaaaaaatcgtataaaagagtaaaaaggaggaaaaataaTATGTCCTTAATATTCCNNNNNNNNNNNNNNNNNNNNNNNNNNNNNNNNNNNNNNNNNNNNNNNNNNNNNNNNNNNNNNNNttttttttttttatatttagtgggaaaaaaaatattatttttataacttaagacATTGATGGGTCCGTCCTTCGCAGGCTAGTTTTAGATTATCTTTTACttgtttaagaaaaataaacttttttatatatacttatatagCATTTGATGCATGTATGTAAATTTCACTTCTTTGAACTTTCGTGTAGCAAAGCTATAATATTCTATTTGAATGAGTTAGTGTGCAGAGTTATGGCTGACAGAGGCGGCCAGGATTAGGAGTTCAAGAGTTATAAATTTTTGAATCCACAACTCTAGCgtgataaatattttcacaactCTTTCTTTATCACTAAGccatcaatcaatttttttaggaattcaCAAGttagtatacatatatatttatttaattttctattccAAATATAGGATCTATGGAAAAGGTATTGAGTTTGTTCGAACCCACGAATTCCCACCTAGCTTCGCCTCTGA is part of the Solanum stenotomum isolate F172 chromosome 8, ASM1918654v1, whole genome shotgun sequence genome and encodes:
- the LOC125874507 gene encoding cytochrome b561, DM13 and DOMON domain-containing protein At5g54830, with the translated sequence MGVFKLCRLLLLVIIGSFSHLIRFSVSDPGSDCPQTRSASLVNFTYQFSMAQHQLRGVLNVIDDCSFKVSQFDMLEGSDVRWWGAVGDHLENLTKGFVVSEQKLNKTYKSDGFVVKLMNNVTWDDINVLAVWDLPMASDFGHVVLRNLTNGTEFLAPLPSLVNGTVIKGNGMPTMFNNCKVLADNYRVRWSLNEEHDVIEIGLEAAIGFLSYMAFGWANPNASSSFMMGGDVTVTGFKEDLSPFADDYFITKYSECMISKDGRVEGVCPDTIYEGSDPVGLVNNTRLVYGQRKDGVSFIRFRKPLKSMDTKYDLQLNQNATMRVIWALGLIKPPDSLRPFYLPQNHGGSYGHLTLNVSEHIDDCLGPLDAEDKQDQDLVIADKKGPLVVSTGPAVFYPNPPNPSKVLYINKKEAPLLRVERGVQVKFSIQAGHDVAFYITSDPLGGNATLRNMSETIYFGGPEAQGVQATPTELVWAPDRNTPDLVYYQSLYAQKMGWKVQVVDAGLPDMYNSSVVLDDQQVTFFWTLAENSISIAARGEKKSGYLAIGFGRGMVNSYAYVGWVDDTGNGKVSTYWIDGRDASNIHPTNENLTHARCKSENGIITMEFTRPLRPSCDLDDKPECNNIVDPTTPLKVIWAMGAQWSDDHLSVRNMHSVTSSRPIRVLLMRGSAEAEEDLRPVLAVHGFMMFLAWGILLPGGILAARYLKHIKGDGWFQIHVYLQYSGLSIVFLGFLFAVAELRGLSFSSLHVKFGMLAIVLAIAQPINAYLRPKKPGAAEEVSSKRFVWEYIHVIVGRGAIVVGIAALITGMKHLGERYGDEDVHRLMWALILWILVGVLTVIYLEYRERKKRRDRISGRSNWVLGSGEEEDTDLLSPSQAMAEKDSGSSDCMEVQLEPMGR